In one window of Streptomyces sp. NBC_01224 DNA:
- a CDS encoding NADH-quinone oxidoreductase subunit 5 family protein translates to MTTTTLAVLVPLLPFLGAAAGLLLGRTAPGYVRPLAVLPTLAAFVLAVVVASDQGGGRAIDAATRLTPTGSVPIDLALHLDGFAVLVAVLVGLVATCVQIYSTAYLRDDPRYPSYAALVSLFTAAMLLVVYSGDLMVLLVGWEIMGICSYFLVGHYWETPEARAASLKAFLVTKLGDVPFLIGLFALAADTGTFRITGILGAVANGGLDHPTVVALLLLAGVAGKSAQFPLHTWLPDAMAGPTPVSALIHAATMVAAGIYFVARLLPVFAQSGAALVVLAVIAAITMIGSGLAALAQDDIKRVLAYSTIGQLGYMSGALAVGDRGAAVFHLLSHGAFKAVLFLAAGVVIHAAGTNSLAAMSRMGGLTKRIPDAYWTMTVALLALAAIPPFAGFFSKEAILVAAEHTALGDRHVAPAAAGWTVLVAGLLAAVLTAAYATRLWLLAFRGRGAEVPDHGRQPVAMTTVLWVLAVPTIAFGLTVGAITDWFDGHSLTPSVTTAVLSTGVGLVGGLVTYGAWRHTSALAARTPVGTVVAHPDAEPALVEAQAMSAHTAAYGTDGDAPDPADPGRLLLGPLHRHAAAGFHLDALYTALFVRPVQAAASLVRFLDREVVDTYVRGSGTGARWLGTAVRRAQTGNVQTYLSALLAGSLVLAIAAVVFANVNAGS, encoded by the coding sequence GTGACCACCACGACCCTCGCCGTCCTCGTCCCCCTTCTTCCGTTCCTGGGCGCCGCGGCCGGTCTCCTTCTCGGACGCACCGCCCCCGGATACGTACGCCCCCTCGCCGTACTGCCCACCCTCGCCGCCTTCGTGCTCGCCGTCGTCGTCGCCTCGGACCAGGGCGGCGGCCGGGCCATCGACGCTGCGACCAGGCTCACCCCCACCGGCTCGGTCCCGATCGACCTCGCCCTGCACCTCGACGGTTTCGCGGTCCTCGTCGCCGTCCTGGTCGGGCTCGTCGCGACCTGTGTGCAGATCTATTCGACCGCCTACCTGCGCGACGACCCCCGCTACCCCTCGTACGCGGCTCTCGTCTCCCTCTTCACCGCCGCGATGCTGCTCGTCGTCTACTCCGGCGACCTGATGGTGCTCCTGGTCGGCTGGGAGATCATGGGCATCTGCTCGTACTTCCTCGTCGGCCACTACTGGGAGACGCCCGAAGCCCGCGCTGCCTCCCTCAAGGCCTTCCTGGTAACCAAGCTCGGCGACGTCCCCTTCCTGATCGGTCTGTTCGCGCTCGCCGCCGACACCGGCACGTTCCGCATCACCGGCATCCTGGGCGCCGTCGCGAACGGTGGCCTGGACCACCCCACCGTCGTCGCCCTGCTGCTCCTCGCGGGCGTCGCGGGCAAGTCCGCGCAGTTCCCCCTGCACACCTGGCTGCCCGACGCGATGGCCGGCCCCACCCCCGTCTCCGCGCTGATCCACGCCGCGACGATGGTCGCCGCCGGTATCTACTTCGTGGCCCGGCTCCTCCCCGTCTTCGCCCAGTCCGGCGCGGCCCTCGTCGTCCTCGCCGTGATTGCGGCGATCACGATGATCGGTTCGGGACTCGCCGCCCTCGCCCAGGACGACATCAAACGCGTCCTCGCCTACTCGACGATCGGCCAGCTCGGCTACATGTCCGGCGCGCTGGCCGTCGGCGACCGTGGTGCCGCTGTCTTCCACCTCCTCTCCCACGGTGCGTTCAAGGCCGTCCTCTTCCTCGCGGCGGGCGTCGTCATCCACGCCGCCGGGACCAACTCGTTGGCCGCCATGTCCCGTATGGGCGGCCTGACGAAGCGCATCCCGGACGCCTACTGGACGATGACCGTCGCCCTCCTCGCGCTCGCAGCCATCCCGCCGTTCGCCGGCTTCTTCTCCAAGGAAGCCATCCTCGTCGCCGCCGAGCACACCGCACTCGGGGATCGGCACGTTGCCCCGGCCGCCGCCGGCTGGACCGTCCTCGTCGCCGGACTGCTCGCCGCCGTCCTCACCGCCGCGTACGCCACCCGCCTCTGGCTCCTCGCCTTCCGAGGCCGCGGAGCCGAGGTCCCCGACCACGGCAGGCAGCCCGTCGCGATGACCACCGTCCTGTGGGTGCTCGCCGTCCCCACCATCGCCTTCGGACTGACCGTCGGCGCGATCACCGACTGGTTCGACGGCCACAGCCTCACCCCGTCCGTGACCACCGCCGTCCTCTCCACGGGCGTCGGCCTCGTCGGCGGCCTCGTCACCTACGGCGCCTGGCGCCACACATCGGCACTCGCCGCCCGCACCCCCGTCGGCACCGTCGTGGCCCACCCCGACGCCGAACCCGCCCTCGTCGAGGCCCAGGCCATGTCGGCACACACCGCCGCCTACGGCACCGACGGGGACGCCCCCGACCCGGCCGACCCCGGCCGCCTGCTGCTCGGCCCGCTCCACCGCCACGCCGCAGCCGGCTTCCACCTCGACGCCCTGTACACGGCCCTGTTCGTCCGCCCCGTCCAGGCCGCGGCGAGCCTCGTCCGCTTCCTGGACCGCGAGGTCGTCGACACCTACGTACGGGGCTCCGGCACCGGCGCACGCTGGCTCGGCACCGCCGTCCGCCGCGCCCAGACCGGCAATGTGCAGACCTACCTCAGCGCACTGCTCGCCGGTTCTCTAGTCCTGGCGATCGCCGCCGTCGTTTTTGCCAACGTCAACGCCGGGTCGTGA
- the nuoK gene encoding NADH-quinone oxidoreductase subunit NuoK codes for MHLAYPAVLAALLFCTGLYGVLARRNAILVLMSVELMLNAVNLNLVAFDVWLRDTLHSGQALTLFTIAIAAAEIGIGLAIVLAVHRNRGSSDVDRLRDTAETDAAETLPGDEADETHGTEDQATAPAGKAKKAEATA; via the coding sequence ATGCACCTCGCCTATCCCGCCGTGCTCGCCGCCCTCCTCTTCTGCACCGGGCTGTACGGAGTGCTCGCCCGCCGCAACGCGATCCTGGTTTTGATGTCCGTCGAGCTGATGCTCAACGCCGTCAACCTCAACCTGGTCGCCTTCGACGTCTGGCTCCGCGACACCCTGCACTCCGGCCAGGCCCTCACCCTCTTCACCATCGCCATCGCGGCGGCGGAGATCGGGATCGGCCTGGCGATCGTCCTCGCCGTCCACCGCAACCGCGGCAGCTCGGACGTCGACCGCCTCCGCGACACCGCCGAGACCGACGCCGCCGAAACCCTCCCCGGCGACGAGGCCGACGAGACCCACGGCACCGAAGACCAGGCCACTGCTCCGGCAGGGAAGGCAAAGAAGGCAGAGGCCACCGCGTGA
- a CDS encoding NADH-quinone oxidoreductase subunit J family protein, with protein sequence MTLAAAAAHSAHSGFLSPTGIEIAFVLVGIATLGAALVTVTTKQLVHAALWLVAALGGLAVEYLLLTAEFIAWVQVLIYVGSVVVLLLFGLMLTKAPIGRSPDADSGNRWAALGVAVAAAGTLVWVVVDAFRATWIDLDGPAQGSTEVTGAFLFRHWVLPFEALSVLLLAALVGAIVLSRKRSREQS encoded by the coding sequence GTGACACTCGCAGCCGCCGCGGCCCACTCCGCCCACTCCGGCTTCCTCTCCCCGACCGGCATCGAGATCGCTTTCGTCCTCGTCGGCATTGCCACCCTCGGCGCAGCCCTCGTCACGGTCACGACCAAGCAACTGGTGCATGCCGCCCTCTGGCTGGTCGCGGCGCTCGGCGGTCTCGCCGTCGAGTACCTCCTGCTCACCGCGGAGTTCATCGCCTGGGTGCAGGTACTGATCTACGTCGGTTCTGTGGTCGTTCTCCTTCTCTTCGGGCTGATGCTCACCAAGGCCCCCATCGGCCGCTCCCCGGACGCCGACTCGGGTAACCGCTGGGCGGCCCTCGGTGTGGCGGTCGCCGCCGCCGGCACGCTCGTCTGGGTCGTCGTCGACGCCTTCCGTGCCACCTGGATCGACCTGGACGGACCGGCCCAGGGCTCCACCGAGGTGACCGGCGCCTTCCTCTTCCGGCACTGGGTGCTGCCGTTCGAAGCGCTCTCCGTCCTGCTGCTCGCCGCCCTCGTCGGCGCGATCGTCCTGTCCCGCAAGCGCAGCAGGGAGCAGAGCTGA
- a CDS encoding NuoI/complex I 23 kDa subunit family protein: MAASLPPSRPRIPGSGLAKGLAVTLRTMTRKTVTAQYPDVQPELPPRSRGVIALFEENCTVCMLCARECPDWCIYIDSHKETVPATTPGGRERSRNVLDRFAIDFSLCMYCGICIEVCPFDALFWSPEFEYAETDILELTHERDKLREWMWTVPEPPALDPGAEEPKEIAAARKTAEKLEAQRAKEAQEAQQAEEAQQAQETQQVQREEEGEE; this comes from the coding sequence ATGGCTGCATCGCTCCCGCCCTCGCGGCCCCGCATCCCCGGCTCAGGCCTGGCCAAGGGCCTGGCCGTCACCCTGCGGACGATGACGAGGAAGACGGTCACCGCGCAGTACCCGGACGTCCAGCCCGAGCTCCCGCCCCGCTCCCGAGGCGTCATCGCACTGTTCGAGGAGAACTGCACGGTCTGCATGCTCTGCGCCCGTGAGTGCCCGGACTGGTGCATCTACATCGACTCCCACAAGGAGACGGTGCCCGCCACCACCCCGGGCGGGCGCGAGCGCAGCCGCAACGTCCTCGACCGCTTCGCGATCGACTTCTCGCTCTGTATGTACTGCGGTATCTGTATCGAGGTGTGTCCCTTCGACGCACTGTTCTGGTCGCCGGAGTTCGAGTACGCGGAGACGGACATCCTCGAACTCACCCATGAGCGCGACAAGCTCCGCGAATGGATGTGGACGGTGCCGGAACCGCCCGCACTCGACCCTGGCGCCGAGGAGCCGAAGGAGATCGCCGCCGCCCGCAAGACGGCGGAGAAACTCGAAGCCCAGCGCGCCAAGGAGGCGCAGGAAGCCCAGCAGGCCGAAGAAGCCCAGCAGGCCCAAGAGACCCAGCAGGTTCAGAGAGAAGAAGAGGGGGAGGAGTGA
- a CDS encoding complex I subunit 1/NuoH family protein — protein sequence MNDALDVALRLVIVFAVFMVLPLVVGQTEHKVMAHMQGRLGPMYAGGFHGWAQLVADGVKFAQKEDIVPAEADRRIFQLAPAVALLPYLLVLVAIPIGPSEGAVGQIVDAGIFFVLAVMGVGVLGSLMAGWASANKFSLLGGLRTAAQLLAYELPMLLAAASVAMAAGTVSLPGILNAFEWWWLPWQIVGALVFFVAGLAELQRPPFDMPVADSEIIFGAYTEYTGLRFALFLLAEYAGIVVLCGLTTVLFLGGWHGPFGADGLGWVWTLLKAAVLAFVVIWLRVSYPRLREDQLQKLAWTTLIPLALAQIALTGIVKVAIN from the coding sequence GTGAACGACGCACTGGACGTCGCCCTCCGGCTCGTCATCGTCTTCGCCGTGTTCATGGTCCTCCCCCTCGTCGTGGGGCAGACCGAGCACAAGGTGATGGCCCATATGCAGGGCCGCCTCGGACCCATGTACGCGGGCGGCTTCCACGGCTGGGCCCAGCTCGTCGCGGACGGCGTGAAGTTCGCGCAGAAGGAAGACATCGTCCCGGCCGAGGCCGACCGCCGTATCTTCCAGCTCGCGCCGGCCGTCGCGCTGCTCCCGTACCTTCTCGTGCTCGTCGCCATCCCGATCGGTCCCAGCGAGGGCGCGGTCGGACAGATCGTCGACGCGGGCATCTTCTTCGTGCTCGCCGTGATGGGCGTCGGAGTGCTCGGCTCGCTGATGGCGGGCTGGGCCTCGGCCAATAAGTTCTCCCTCCTCGGGGGCCTGCGCACCGCCGCCCAGCTGCTCGCGTACGAACTGCCGATGCTGCTCGCCGCCGCCTCCGTCGCGATGGCGGCAGGCACCGTCTCCCTCCCGGGCATCCTCAACGCCTTCGAGTGGTGGTGGCTGCCCTGGCAGATCGTCGGCGCCCTGGTCTTCTTCGTGGCCGGACTCGCCGAACTGCAGCGCCCGCCGTTCGACATGCCGGTCGCCGACTCGGAGATCATCTTCGGCGCGTACACCGAGTACACCGGCCTTCGTTTCGCACTGTTCCTGCTCGCCGAGTACGCGGGCATCGTCGTCCTGTGCGGACTGACCACCGTCCTCTTCCTCGGCGGCTGGCACGGCCCGTTCGGCGCCGACGGACTCGGCTGGGTCTGGACGCTCCTCAAGGCCGCGGTCCTCGCCTTCGTCGTCATCTGGCTGCGCGTGAGCTACCCCCGGCTCCGGGAGGACCAGCTGCAGAAGCTCGCCTGGACCACTCTCATCCCGCTCGCTCTCGCGCAGATCGCGCTCACCGGCATCGTGAAGGTGGCGATCAACTGA
- a CDS encoding NADH-quinone oxidoreductase subunit C codes for MTGTESHDRESYDRLPDAAAELFGEDATAEYAYDLLTVDVPASSWIAALETARDRLGCTYFDWLSAVDEPGTGFRVCVHVASLAEGKVRRLLIRTTVPHEAAVLPTAIDIYAGAAWHERETHEMFGIGFEGHPHLVPLLLPEGFEGHPLRKDFVLAARVAKAWPGAKEPGESEHGGPKRRTMLPPGVPDPNEWGPLKGQLPPAPSRPARTPRAAGDRPVRRARSVSEGSAGQQPETAAPATEPTPPATPRRTRSASQGSASQQREAAKPGTAEAGTGEQAGPNASGTGTGTGTGTAEPNPGSSDAPWHHARPAFDTTGGPKSEPPVREGAGRGEAPPSDTPVPEAAPTPDTTAPTDTPDQPEPPAQDPTPEPAPDRPAGGDTA; via the coding sequence GTGACCGGTACCGAGAGCCATGACCGGGAAAGCTACGACCGGCTTCCGGACGCCGCGGCCGAGCTCTTCGGCGAGGACGCGACGGCCGAGTACGCCTACGACCTGCTGACCGTCGACGTACCGGCCTCCTCCTGGATCGCCGCTCTCGAAACGGCCCGCGACCGGCTGGGGTGCACCTATTTCGACTGGCTGAGCGCTGTCGACGAACCGGGCACCGGCTTCCGGGTCTGCGTCCATGTCGCCTCCCTGGCCGAGGGCAAGGTCCGTCGGCTCTTGATCCGTACGACCGTTCCGCACGAGGCGGCGGTCCTTCCCACCGCCATCGATATCTACGCGGGCGCCGCCTGGCACGAGCGCGAGACACACGAGATGTTCGGCATCGGCTTCGAGGGCCACCCGCACCTGGTGCCACTGCTGCTGCCCGAGGGCTTCGAGGGCCACCCGTTGCGCAAGGACTTCGTGCTGGCGGCACGCGTCGCGAAGGCCTGGCCGGGCGCGAAGGAGCCGGGCGAGTCGGAGCACGGCGGCCCGAAGCGGCGCACGATGCTGCCGCCCGGCGTCCCCGACCCGAACGAATGGGGCCCCCTCAAGGGCCAGCTCCCGCCCGCCCCGTCCCGCCCGGCCCGCACCCCGCGCGCGGCGGGCGACCGCCCGGTACGCCGTGCCCGCAGCGTGAGCGAGGGCTCGGCCGGCCAGCAGCCGGAGACGGCAGCACCGGCCACCGAGCCCACACCTCCCGCAACCCCGCGCCGTACCCGCAGCGCGTCCCAGGGCTCGGCCAGCCAGCAGCGCGAGGCGGCGAAGCCGGGGACGGCCGAGGCCGGGACAGGGGAACAGGCAGGACCGAACGCGTCGGGGACGGGGACGGGGACGGGGACGGGGACGGCAGAGCCGAACCCCGGAAGCAGCGACGCTCCCTGGCACCACGCCCGCCCGGCCTTCGACACGACGGGAGGCCCGAAGTCGGAGCCCCCGGTTCGGGAAGGGGCGGGCAGGGGAGAGGCCCCGCCCAGCGACACCCCCGTCCCCGAGGCCGCGCCCACCCCCGACACCACAGCTCCCACGGACACCCCCGACCAGCCCGAGCCCCCGGCCCAGGACCCCACACCCGAGCCGGCCCCCGACCGCCCCGCCGGAGGCGATACCGCGTGA
- a CDS encoding NADH-quinone oxidoreductase subunit B, whose translation MDVTSPPPPEHRPAVQSGPEPTPGVGSEPQPVPTFLPEPKRLGVLSRLAPEPMKVVLNWGRRYSLWVFNFGLACCAIEFIAASMARHDFIRLGVIPFAPGPRQADLMIVSGTVTDKMAPAVKRLYEQMPEPKYVISFGACSNCGGPYWDSYSVTKGVDQIIPVDVYVPGCPPRPEALLQGILKLQEKIARESLGERYATGGGSRPSTAALRSGLVAAPPTPEEGQK comes from the coding sequence ATGGACGTGACGAGCCCGCCGCCCCCCGAGCACCGGCCCGCAGTGCAATCGGGACCGGAGCCGACGCCCGGGGTGGGGTCCGAACCGCAGCCCGTTCCGACGTTCCTGCCGGAGCCCAAGCGGCTCGGTGTCCTGTCGCGCCTGGCTCCCGAGCCGATGAAGGTGGTCCTGAACTGGGGCCGCCGCTACAGCCTCTGGGTCTTCAACTTCGGGCTCGCCTGCTGCGCGATCGAATTCATCGCCGCCTCCATGGCCCGGCACGACTTCATCCGGCTCGGCGTGATTCCGTTCGCTCCCGGCCCGCGTCAGGCCGACCTCATGATCGTTTCCGGCACGGTGACGGACAAGATGGCTCCGGCCGTGAAGCGGCTGTACGAGCAGATGCCCGAGCCCAAGTACGTCATCTCCTTCGGCGCCTGCTCCAACTGCGGCGGCCCGTACTGGGACTCGTACTCCGTGACGAAGGGCGTCGACCAGATCATTCCGGTCGATGTCTATGTCCCCGGCTGCCCGCCCCGGCCCGAGGCGCTCCTCCAGGGCATCCTCAAGCTGCAGGAGAAGATCGCCCGCGAGTCGCTGGGTGAGCGGTACGCGACGGGCGGCGGCAGCCGTCCTTCCACCGCCGCACTGCGCAGCGGCCTGGTCGCCGCCCCGCCGACACCGGAGGAGGGGCAGAAGTGA
- a CDS encoding NADH-quinone oxidoreductase subunit A, whose amino-acid sequence MADLPESTVLASDYFHSYSVVGLLAVIGVLFVAVAFGAGRLLRPVVPTPEKLLTYECGVDPVGEGWAHTQVRYYVYAFLYVIFAVDSIFLFPWATVFAAPGYGATTLVEMFIFLGFLAVGLLYAWKKGVLEWT is encoded by the coding sequence GTGGCGGACCTGCCGGAATCGACCGTTCTCGCGTCGGACTACTTCCACAGCTATTCGGTGGTCGGACTGCTCGCTGTGATCGGCGTGTTGTTCGTCGCCGTCGCCTTCGGCGCCGGCCGACTGCTCCGCCCCGTGGTTCCTACGCCGGAGAAGCTCCTGACGTACGAGTGCGGCGTGGACCCGGTGGGTGAAGGATGGGCACATACCCAGGTCCGTTATTACGTGTATGCCTTCCTGTACGTGATCTTCGCCGTCGACTCGATCTTCCTGTTTCCGTGGGCGACCGTATTCGCCGCACCCGGATATGGGGCGACGACTCTCGTGGAAATGTTCATCTTCCTCGGTTTCCTGGCCGTGGGACTGCTCTACGCATGGAAGAAGGGCGTCCTCGAATGGACGTGA
- a CDS encoding sensor histidine kinase: MTMSPLVPDNDRPPPARFTLDRWTWKEIAYLLANLPMTISGFVYTVFMICIGVGLAVTVIGLPLLAAGLHGARLIGRAERGRARAMLGVGIDEPSPMVLSRREQGFFPWLWSSLTDPVGWRAVLYSFIRLPWGVLTFAVTLVSLFVLWPVLPYIARLLTNADRAMVRGLLSPSDELERRIAELESDRGVVVDTAAADLRRIERDLHDGAQARLVALAMDLGLAKEKLTDDPEAAARMVDEAHGEVKVALQELRDLARGIHPAVLTDRGLDAALSAIASRCTVPVTVGVDLPARPAEAIEGIAYFTVSELLQNVSKHSAARSASVDVWRSADRLLIQVTDDGQGGARLDGGTGMAGLAERLGAVDGLFVLDSPVGGPTTVTAELPWRDREREPNRAGAAKRP, from the coding sequence ATGACCATGAGCCCCCTGGTGCCCGACAACGACCGGCCACCGCCCGCCCGCTTCACCCTCGATCGGTGGACGTGGAAGGAGATCGCCTATCTCCTGGCCAACCTCCCCATGACCATCTCCGGGTTTGTTTACACAGTGTTCATGATCTGCATCGGCGTGGGGCTTGCGGTCACGGTGATCGGTCTGCCTCTGCTCGCCGCCGGACTGCACGGGGCACGGCTGATCGGGAGGGCCGAGCGGGGCCGGGCGCGGGCGATGCTCGGGGTGGGGATCGACGAACCGAGCCCGATGGTTCTGTCCCGCCGGGAACAGGGGTTCTTCCCCTGGCTGTGGTCGAGCCTCACGGACCCGGTTGGCTGGCGGGCGGTGCTGTACTCCTTCATACGGCTGCCCTGGGGCGTACTCACCTTCGCCGTGACGCTCGTGAGTCTCTTCGTGCTGTGGCCGGTGCTCCCCTATATCGCGCGGCTCCTCACCAATGCCGACCGGGCGATGGTGCGCGGGCTGCTCTCGCCCTCCGACGAGTTGGAGCGCAGGATCGCCGAGCTGGAGTCGGACCGCGGGGTGGTCGTCGACACGGCCGCCGCCGACCTGCGCCGCATCGAGCGCGACCTGCACGACGGCGCACAGGCCCGGCTCGTCGCCCTCGCCATGGATCTGGGCCTGGCCAAGGAGAAGCTGACCGACGACCCCGAGGCCGCCGCCCGCATGGTCGACGAGGCCCACGGAGAGGTCAAGGTCGCCCTCCAGGAACTCCGCGACCTCGCCCGCGGCATCCACCCCGCCGTCCTCACCGACCGAGGCCTCGACGCCGCACTCTCCGCCATCGCCTCCCGCTGCACCGTGCCCGTCACGGTGGGGGTGGATCTGCCGGCGCGTCCCGCGGAGGCGATCGAGGGAATCGCCTACTTCACGGTCTCCGAGCTGTTGCAGAACGTGAGCAAGCACAGCGCGGCGCGTTCGGCGTCCGTCGATGTGTGGCGGTCGGCGGACCGGCTGCTGATCCAGGTCACCGACGACGGGCAGGGCGGGGCCCGGTTGGACGGCGGTACGGGCATGGCCGGGCTGGCCGAACGGCTGGGCGCCGTCGATGGGCTGTTCGTCCTCGACTCGCCGGTCGGCGGTCCCACGACGGTCACCGCGGAGTTGCCCTGGCGGGACCGGGAGAGGGAGCCGAACCGTGCGGGGGCGGCCAAGCGCCCCTAG
- a CDS encoding sensor histidine kinase: MATAYGPDTRDHQRSGTGFGDPPPVKHFFPAALRAPFEGRTWREFGYLLLSLPISVVLFSLSITLTTLGIGMLITFLGVPILAGALAMCRGFGAMERARARGLLKLDVADPAPVRGRTGGLMSWVGAVLKSGVSWRHLLYALLHLPWAIFAFTVSLTLWSCGWTTLTYPLWHWIFPTYVGVAGLQLYADGTHDVYLDSPFDLAATSVCGLVLVLVTPWIIRGLAGVDRVMVSGLLGPSRLATRVSELESDRGVVVDTAAADLRRIERDLHDGAQARLVALAMDLGLAKEKLTDDPEAAARMVDEAHGEVKVALQELRDLARGIHPAVLTDRGLDAALSAIASRCTVPVTVEVDLASRPAQAIEGIAYFTVSELLQNVSKHSRATRTSVDVWRTADRLMLQVTDNGRGGADVSSGSGLAGLTERLDAVDGVLVVDSPQGGPTRITAELPWRG; the protein is encoded by the coding sequence ATGGCCACGGCATACGGACCGGACACTCGGGACCACCAGCGGTCCGGAACCGGTTTCGGGGACCCTCCCCCGGTGAAGCACTTCTTCCCGGCCGCGCTGCGCGCGCCTTTCGAGGGCAGGACCTGGCGAGAGTTCGGCTATCTGCTGCTGAGCCTGCCGATCAGCGTGGTCCTGTTCAGCCTCTCGATCACCCTGACGACGCTGGGCATCGGCATGCTGATCACCTTCCTCGGGGTTCCGATCCTGGCCGGCGCGCTGGCCATGTGCCGCGGTTTCGGTGCGATGGAGCGGGCCCGGGCGCGCGGGCTGCTGAAGCTGGACGTGGCGGACCCGGCACCGGTGCGCGGCAGGACCGGCGGCCTGATGTCCTGGGTGGGCGCGGTCCTCAAGAGCGGGGTGTCCTGGCGGCATCTGCTCTACGCGCTGCTGCACCTCCCGTGGGCGATCTTCGCCTTCACCGTTTCGCTGACGCTCTGGTCGTGCGGGTGGACCACCCTCACCTACCCCCTGTGGCACTGGATCTTCCCGACGTACGTGGGGGTCGCCGGCCTTCAGCTGTACGCCGACGGCACCCATGACGTCTACCTCGACTCCCCCTTCGACCTGGCTGCGACCAGCGTGTGCGGCCTGGTACTCGTCCTCGTCACGCCGTGGATCATCCGTGGTCTGGCGGGCGTGGACCGGGTGATGGTGTCGGGGCTGCTCGGGCCGTCCCGGCTGGCGACGCGCGTCTCCGAGCTGGAGTCGGACCGCGGGGTGGTCGTCGACACGGCCGCCGCCGACCTGCGCCGCATCGAGCGCGACCTGCACGACGGCGCACAGGCCCGGCTCGTCGCCCTCGCCATGGATCTGGGCCTGGCCAAGGAGAAGCTGACCGACGACCCCGAGGCCGCCGCCCGCATGGTCGACGAGGCCCACGGAGAGGTCAAGGTCGCCCTCCAGGAACTCCGCGACCTCGCCCGCGGCATCCACCCCGCCGTCCTCACCGACCGAGGCCTCGACGCCGCACTCTCCGCCATCGCCTCCCGCTGCACCGTCCCTGTGACGGTCGAGGTGGACCTGGCGTCCAGGCCCGCCCAGGCCATCGAGGGAATCGCCTACTTCACGGTCTCGGAGCTGTTGCAGAACGTGAGCAAGCATTCACGCGCGACCCGCACATCGGTCGATGTGTGGCGGACGGCGGACCGGCTGATGCTCCAGGTCACCGACAACGGGCGCGGCGGCGCCGATGTGTCCTCGGGCAGCGGGCTGGCCGGGCTGACCGAGCGGCTGGACGCGGTGGACGGCGTACTCGTCGTGGATTCCCCGCAGGGCGGCCCGACGCGGATCACGGCCGAGCTGCCGTGGCGCGGCTGA
- a CDS encoding response regulator transcription factor, translating to MVEDRVRVVIAEDSVLLREGLTRLLTDLGHDVVAGVGDAEALIKTVRDLAGQDALPDVVVADVRMPPTHTDEGVRAAVRLRKDYPGIGVLVLSQYVEEQYATELLAGSSRGVGYLLKDRVAEVREFVDAVVRVAQGGTALDPEVVAQLLGRSRKQDVLAGLTPREREVLSLMAEGRTNSAVARQLVVSDGAVEKHVSNIFLKLGLSPSDGDHRRVLAVLTYLNS from the coding sequence ATGGTGGAGGACAGGGTGCGAGTAGTCATCGCCGAGGATTCGGTACTGCTTCGGGAGGGGCTCACCCGGCTGCTGACCGATCTCGGGCATGACGTCGTCGCCGGGGTGGGGGATGCAGAGGCGCTGATCAAGACGGTGCGCGACCTCGCCGGACAGGATGCGCTGCCCGATGTGGTGGTCGCCGATGTGCGGATGCCACCCACCCACACCGACGAGGGCGTGCGGGCGGCGGTGCGGCTGCGCAAGGACTATCCCGGGATCGGGGTACTGGTCCTTTCGCAGTACGTCGAGGAGCAGTACGCGACCGAGCTGCTGGCCGGATCCAGCCGAGGCGTGGGGTATCTGCTGAAGGACCGGGTCGCCGAGGTCCGGGAGTTCGTGGACGCGGTGGTCCGGGTGGCGCAGGGCGGGACGGCGCTGGATCCGGAAGTGGTGGCGCAGTTGCTGGGGCGAAGCCGTAAACAGGACGTCCTGGCCGGGCTGACGCCGCGCGAGCGCGAGGTGCTCAGCCTGATGGCGGAGGGCCGGACGAACTCCGCGGTGGCCAGGCAGCTGGTGGTGAGCGACGGGGCCGTGGAGAAGCACGTCAGCAATATCTTCCTGAAGCTGGGCCTGTCCCCCAGTGACGGGGATCACCGCCGGGTGCTGGCGGTGCTGACCTACCTGAACTCCTGA